From Nicotiana tabacum cultivar K326 chromosome 15, ASM71507v2, whole genome shotgun sequence, the proteins below share one genomic window:
- the LOC107821503 gene encoding uncharacterized protein LOC107821503 isoform X1, with amino-acid sequence MENQRLPQSSETSHEVGSSFENEESRNSSISCHSLDKEAGFPSCRVCQCSESDKRGVAALGFLGIIPPAPDAYSSNGEVRLDCHEVVKNDENVSFNRSSAKGSGLVEFISPKGEVFVCNGDIEMGYDENQDTLNELGCACKNDLAMVHYACALKWFINHGSTICEICGCVAKNIRILDFKKVVSSLKEYDALRERTANGEPNPAQALENSTVDPDAIAAIRRQRLSEIALWFNPHNHYSTAVSQVVSEPASGSNIVPEEALPAENTVTKWAVEGTGILLATGLLTITLAWLIAPHVGKKTAKNGLHILLGGVCALTVVVFFRFFVLTRIKYGPARYWAILFVFWFLVFGIWASRTHGAHAT; translated from the exons ATGGAAAACCAACGGTTACCCCAAAGCAGTGAAACCAGTCATGAAGTTGGTTCATCTTTTGAGAATGAAGAATCAAGGAATTCTTCTATATCATGTCACAGTCTGGATAAGGAAGCAGGCTTTCCTTCTTGTCGAGTGTGCCAGTGTTCTGAATCAGACAAGAGGGGAGTTGCTGCATTAGGATTTCTAGGAATTATTCCACCAGCACCGGATGCATACAGTAGCAATGGAGAGGTGAGGCTTGATTGCCATGAAGTGGTGAAAAATGACGAAAATGTTTCCTTCAACAGAAGTAGCGCGAAAGGATCTGGACTAGTTGAATTCATTAGTCCAAAAGGGGAGGTTTTTGTTTGTAATGGTGATATAGAGATGGGTTATGATGAGAACCAGGACACTTTGAACGAGCTTGGCTGTGCGTGCAAAAATGATCTTGCTATGGTACACTATGCTTGTGCGCTTAAGTGGTTTATTAACCATGGATCCACCATATGTGAGATTTGTGGATGTGTTGCCAAAAACATTAGAATTTTGGATTTCAAGAAAGTTGTGAGCTCTTTGAAGGAGTATGATGCATTGAGGGAAAGGACTGCAAATGGGGAGCCTAATCCTGCACAGGCGCTGGAAAATTCAACTGTAGATCCTGATGCTATTGCAGCTATTCGAAGGCAAAGGTTAAGTGAAATTGCACTGTGGTTCAACCCCCATAACCACTATTCCACTGCAGTTTCCCAGGTTGTTAGTGAGCCGGCTTCTGGTTCTAACATTGTTCCAGAAGAAGCTCTTCCTGCAGAAAACACTGTAACCAAATGGGCTGTTGAGGGTACTGGGATCCTGCTCGCTACAGGGCTTCTTACTATCACTCTTGCATGGCTTATTGCTCCTCATGTTGGGAAG AAAACTGCCAAAAATGGACTGCATATTCTTCTTGGAGGTGTTTGTGCGTTAACAGTTGTAGTATTCTTCCGATTT TTTGTGTTAACAAGAATCAAATATGGCCCTGCTCGATACTGGGCTATCCTATTTGTCTTCTGGTTTCTTGTGTTCGGTATATGGGCTTCAAGAACACATGGTGCCCATGCTACATAA
- the LOC107821503 gene encoding uncharacterized protein LOC107821503 isoform X2, producing the protein MENQRLPQSSETSHEVGSSFENEESRNSSISCHSLDKEAGFPSCRVCQCSESDKRGVAALGFLGIIPPAPDAYSSNGEVRLDCHEVVKNDENVSFNRSSAKGSGLVEFISPKGEVFVCNGDIEMGYDENQDTLNELGCACKNDLAMVHYACALKWFINHGSTICEICGCVAKNIRILDFKKVVSSLKEYDALRERTANGEPNPAQALENSTVDPDAIAAIRRQRLSEIALWFNPHNHYSTAVSQVVSEPASGSNIVPEEALPAENTVTKWAVEGTGILLATGLLTITLAWLIAPHVGKFVLTRIKYGPARYWAILFVFWFLVFGIWASRTHGAHAT; encoded by the exons ATGGAAAACCAACGGTTACCCCAAAGCAGTGAAACCAGTCATGAAGTTGGTTCATCTTTTGAGAATGAAGAATCAAGGAATTCTTCTATATCATGTCACAGTCTGGATAAGGAAGCAGGCTTTCCTTCTTGTCGAGTGTGCCAGTGTTCTGAATCAGACAAGAGGGGAGTTGCTGCATTAGGATTTCTAGGAATTATTCCACCAGCACCGGATGCATACAGTAGCAATGGAGAGGTGAGGCTTGATTGCCATGAAGTGGTGAAAAATGACGAAAATGTTTCCTTCAACAGAAGTAGCGCGAAAGGATCTGGACTAGTTGAATTCATTAGTCCAAAAGGGGAGGTTTTTGTTTGTAATGGTGATATAGAGATGGGTTATGATGAGAACCAGGACACTTTGAACGAGCTTGGCTGTGCGTGCAAAAATGATCTTGCTATGGTACACTATGCTTGTGCGCTTAAGTGGTTTATTAACCATGGATCCACCATATGTGAGATTTGTGGATGTGTTGCCAAAAACATTAGAATTTTGGATTTCAAGAAAGTTGTGAGCTCTTTGAAGGAGTATGATGCATTGAGGGAAAGGACTGCAAATGGGGAGCCTAATCCTGCACAGGCGCTGGAAAATTCAACTGTAGATCCTGATGCTATTGCAGCTATTCGAAGGCAAAGGTTAAGTGAAATTGCACTGTGGTTCAACCCCCATAACCACTATTCCACTGCAGTTTCCCAGGTTGTTAGTGAGCCGGCTTCTGGTTCTAACATTGTTCCAGAAGAAGCTCTTCCTGCAGAAAACACTGTAACCAAATGGGCTGTTGAGGGTACTGGGATCCTGCTCGCTACAGGGCTTCTTACTATCACTCTTGCATGGCTTATTGCTCCTCATGTTGGGAAG TTTGTGTTAACAAGAATCAAATATGGCCCTGCTCGATACTGGGCTATCCTATTTGTCTTCTGGTTTCTTGTGTTCGGTATATGGGCTTCAAGAACACATGGTGCCCATGCTACATAA